A DNA window from Candidatus Sulfidibacterium hydrothermale contains the following coding sequences:
- the cdaA gene encoding diadenylate cyclase CdaA, with the protein MEAIFIHIRILDLVDIFLVAVLLFMLYKLLKGTAAINIFLGIVAIFVLWKITAALKMQLLSDILGAFISVGIIAFLIIFQPEIRQFLLALGTPSFLGKYGKHFAFLSNWFESSYETDTNPVVVACRHMSNIKQGALIVITRQNELQQVVNTGVIIDAVISSPLIENIFFKNSPLHDGAMIITQNRIKAAGCVLPVSKKKLPRYAGLRHRAAVGLTEISDAIAIVVSEETGNISYCTGGNIRHNIEPSTLQQKLASDLGLDSEQADTESVQENVKKD; encoded by the coding sequence TTGGAAGCAATTTTTATCCACATTCGTATTCTTGACCTGGTCGACATCTTTTTGGTGGCGGTTTTACTCTTTATGCTGTACAAGTTGCTGAAGGGCACCGCAGCCATTAATATCTTTCTGGGGATTGTAGCCATCTTTGTGCTCTGGAAAATTACTGCTGCACTAAAGATGCAACTGCTGTCAGATATTCTTGGTGCATTTATCAGTGTGGGAATTATTGCGTTTCTCATTATTTTTCAACCGGAAATCCGGCAGTTTCTGTTGGCATTGGGTACCCCGTCGTTTCTTGGAAAGTATGGAAAACATTTTGCTTTTTTATCCAACTGGTTTGAATCGTCGTACGAAACCGATACCAATCCGGTGGTGGTGGCTTGCCGGCACATGAGCAATATCAAGCAGGGGGCATTGATTGTGATTACACGGCAAAATGAATTACAACAGGTGGTGAACACCGGGGTGATTATTGATGCTGTGATCAGCAGTCCGCTTATTGAAAACATCTTTTTTAAAAACAGCCCATTACACGATGGGGCGATGATCATCACCCAAAACCGGATAAAAGCGGCTGGCTGTGTGTTGCCGGTTTCCAAAAAGAAACTGCCCCGTTATGCCGGACTGCGGCACCGTGCAGCAGTCGGTCTTACTGAAATATCCGATGCCATTGCCATTGTGGTATCCGAAGAAACCGGTAATATTTCGTATTGTACCGGCGGCAACATCCGTCATAACATCGAACCTTCCACGCTGCAGCAAAAACTGGCTTCTGATTTGGGACTTGATTCGGAACAAGCTGATACTGAATCGGTTCAGGAAAATGTTAAAAAAGATTAA
- the folP gene encoding dihydropteroate synthase, whose amino-acid sequence MGNKDTFFPAIQKIRAGEKIIDFSRPKIMGILNLTPDSFFDGGKYIDGEQGLYHAEEMLKDGADIIDIGAVSTRPGAPEVDEEEEKRRLLPVLEKLVAHFPEALFSIDTFRSGVAKEAVETGAHIVNDISGGTMDTNMFSTIARLNVPYILMHIHGTPQTMQQHPVPRQTIVEKVSTFFSGRVQQLREQGVENIILDPGFGFGKTLEANYRLLAQLGDVRVGNLPILAGISRKSMINKVLQTQPEEALNGTTTLHTLALLNGANILRVHDVKEAVEVVRLVEFYRNFGNSGNSY is encoded by the coding sequence ATGGGCAATAAAGATACTTTTTTTCCGGCAATACAAAAGATCCGGGCAGGAGAAAAAATCATTGATTTTTCCCGTCCGAAAATCATGGGAATTTTAAACCTTACCCCCGATTCTTTCTTTGATGGCGGAAAATATATTGATGGGGAACAAGGACTGTATCATGCGGAAGAAATGCTGAAGGATGGTGCTGATATAATTGATATTGGTGCCGTTTCCACCCGCCCGGGAGCACCGGAAGTGGATGAAGAAGAAGAGAAAAGACGATTGTTACCGGTACTGGAGAAACTGGTTGCTCATTTTCCGGAGGCGCTGTTTTCCATTGATACTTTTCGTTCCGGTGTAGCAAAAGAAGCTGTTGAAACGGGAGCGCATATTGTTAATGATATTTCCGGTGGAACCATGGATACCAATATGTTCAGCACGATCGCCCGGCTTAATGTTCCTTATATTCTTATGCATATCCACGGCACACCGCAAACCATGCAACAGCATCCTGTCCCGCGTCAGACGATTGTTGAAAAAGTAAGTACTTTCTTTTCCGGTCGTGTGCAACAGTTACGAGAACAAGGCGTGGAAAATATTATTTTGGATCCCGGTTTTGGCTTTGGCAAAACCCTGGAAGCCAATTACCGGTTGCTGGCACAACTCGGCGATGTCAGAGTAGGAAATCTTCCGATCCTGGCGGGAATTTCGCGGAAGTCGATGATCAATAAAGTACTGCAAACCCAACCGGAGGAAGCATTGAACGGTACTACAACATTGCATACCCTGGCGTTACTCAACGGGGCCAATATTTTGCGTGTACACGATGTAAAAGAAGCAGTTGAAGTTGTCCGACTGGTTGAATTTTACCGTAACTTTGGGAATTCGGGCAATTCGTATTAA
- a CDS encoding DUF1599 domain-containing protein: protein MENKTAQQFETIMQQCVDVFEKKMKDYGSAWRILRTSSLTDQIYIKAKRIRSIQLKGEQKIKEGIVPEFIGIVNYSVMALIQLEKGVADSPDLDEETARKLFRKYLEKARDLMLNKNHDYGEAWRNMRISSLTDIILMKLLRIKQIENNEGKTMVSEGLDANYYDIINYSVFALIKILLEGEQE, encoded by the coding sequence ATGGAAAACAAAACAGCGCAGCAGTTTGAAACCATCATGCAGCAATGTGTGGATGTTTTTGAGAAAAAGATGAAAGATTACGGGTCAGCCTGGCGGATCTTACGAACTTCCAGCCTTACTGACCAGATTTATATTAAAGCCAAAAGGATTCGCAGCATTCAACTGAAAGGTGAACAAAAAATAAAAGAAGGAATCGTTCCCGAATTTATCGGTATTGTCAATTATTCGGTCATGGCCCTGATTCAACTGGAAAAAGGAGTAGCCGACAGCCCGGATCTGGACGAAGAAACTGCCCGCAAATTATTCCGGAAATATCTCGAGAAAGCACGCGATTTGATGTTAAATAAAAACCACGACTATGGCGAAGCCTGGCGAAATATGCGTATTTCTTCTTTAACCGATATCATTTTAATGAAACTCCTTCGCATCAAACAAATCGAAAATAACGAAGGAAAAACAATGGTTTCGGAAGGACTGGATGCCAATTATTACGACATCATCAATTATTCTGTTTTTGCACTCATTAAAATTTTACTGGAAGGTGAGCAGGAATAA
- a CDS encoding BT_3928 family protein, which yields MSRNKARRFVYVLMNIVRIVLGLVFLFSSVVKGIDPVGTSYRVQDYLQVYGWTALLPYAMEITFLIILSEFLLAIGFLFRLFIRTAAKAMLLMLLFFLVVTWFDARYNMVPDCGCFGDAVKLTNWETFYKNVALLFLNVVFLFWGSKDQKSKRTKGRQAVILVLFGMGFLGFMGYNLYHLPVIDFRAWKTGRDMTVVPQNPKRYVVYENKKTGQQKTFLFPDYPWKDTAWMARWKFVKQYTFQPVINKKYNLVIEDAAGNDCSRKIIEYPGYRFLLVSYNLDKANQKGWNKAAEIARFLKKKKISMVLLTATSREEALQKEKRSGVRFPVYLADETDLKAMIRSNPGLILLHHGVILKKWDFHDFPDTLQLKKILVSPAE from the coding sequence GTGAGCAGGAATAAAGCCAGACGTTTTGTTTATGTTTTAATGAATATTGTCCGAATAGTGCTCGGACTGGTTTTTCTGTTTTCTTCGGTAGTAAAAGGTATTGATCCGGTAGGCACTTCATACCGCGTTCAGGATTATCTTCAGGTATACGGGTGGACGGCATTGCTGCCTTATGCCATGGAAATTACTTTCTTGATTATCCTGTCGGAGTTTTTATTGGCCATTGGATTTTTGTTTCGTCTTTTTATCCGGACAGCGGCGAAAGCCATGTTGCTGATGCTGTTGTTCTTTTTAGTGGTCACCTGGTTCGATGCACGGTATAATATGGTTCCTGATTGTGGTTGCTTTGGCGATGCGGTTAAGCTAACCAACTGGGAAACTTTTTATAAAAATGTGGCGCTGCTTTTTCTGAATGTCGTATTCCTTTTTTGGGGAAGCAAAGACCAGAAAAGCAAGAGGACAAAAGGCCGGCAGGCCGTGATCCTTGTTCTCTTCGGAATGGGTTTTTTAGGATTTATGGGCTATAATCTTTACCATCTTCCGGTAATAGATTTCCGCGCATGGAAAACAGGCCGGGATATGACGGTTGTTCCGCAAAATCCTAAGCGTTACGTGGTTTATGAAAATAAAAAAACCGGACAACAAAAAACTTTTCTTTTTCCGGATTACCCTTGGAAAGACACGGCCTGGATGGCACGATGGAAATTTGTAAAACAGTACACTTTTCAACCGGTCATCAACAAAAAGTATAACCTGGTTATAGAAGATGCAGCCGGCAACGATTGTTCGCGCAAAATCATCGAATATCCCGGATATCGTTTCCTTCTTGTATCATACAATTTAGACAAAGCCAATCAAAAGGGGTGGAACAAAGCGGCTGAAATTGCCCGTTTTCTGAAAAAGAAAAAAATTTCCATGGTGCTCCTGACGGCTACCAGCAGAGAAGAAGCACTCCAAAAAGAGAAAAGGTCAGGGGTTCGTTTTCCGGTTTATCTGGCAGATGAAACCGATCTGAAAGCCATGATACGCTCCAATCCGGGACTGATTTTGCTACATCATGGAGTTATCCTGAAGAAATGGGATTTTCATGACTTTCCGGATACCCTTCAATTGAAAAAAATCTTAGTTTCACCGGCTGAATAG
- a CDS encoding ABC transporter permease codes for MLHYIVKRLFYGILVLWGVVTLVFLLFNLLPGDASRMLLGQRADISSVEAIRKDLGLDKPLYIQYLNFLNDLSPLSVHNADNPKSYWYLNRNKYPSAHILLHFKHDVLVLKPPYLRRSYQSKREVSAIIAEAFPKTFLLAAAAIFMALFLGILLGIPAALYKDSAYDRFMMVFSSLGMSVPSFFAAILIAWLFGFVWEKYTGLPMFGSLYSVDNYTGEVYLNLRNLILPAITLGIRPLAIVISLTRSALLDELSKDYIRTAYAKGLRPVRVIFKHAMRNALNPVITAITGWFASLLAGAVFVEYVFDWKGIGLVIVDGLEKYDLPVIMGVVLFIAVILILTNIFVDILYALLDPRVRLS; via the coding sequence ATGTTACACTATATCGTTAAAAGGTTGTTTTACGGAATTCTGGTGTTGTGGGGAGTGGTAACATTGGTGTTTCTGTTATTCAACCTGCTGCCGGGCGATGCTTCGCGTATGTTGCTCGGGCAACGGGCTGACATTTCGTCGGTAGAAGCCATCCGCAAAGATTTAGGCTTGGACAAACCCCTTTATATCCAGTATCTTAATTTCCTGAATGACTTATCACCCCTTTCCGTTCACAATGCCGACAATCCGAAAAGCTATTGGTATCTGAATCGAAATAAATATCCGTCTGCCCATATCTTACTGCATTTTAAACACGATGTACTGGTATTGAAACCTCCTTATCTCCGCCGTTCATACCAAAGTAAAAGAGAAGTGTCTGCCATTATTGCAGAAGCCTTTCCCAAAACATTTCTGCTGGCCGCCGCCGCCATCTTCATGGCGCTGTTTCTGGGCATTTTACTGGGAATACCAGCTGCTCTATACAAAGACAGTGCTTACGACCGGTTTATGATGGTATTCTCATCATTGGGAATGTCGGTTCCTTCGTTTTTTGCTGCTATTCTGATTGCCTGGCTGTTTGGTTTTGTGTGGGAAAAATATACCGGACTTCCCATGTTCGGAAGTCTATATTCCGTTGACAATTATACCGGAGAAGTTTACCTTAACCTTCGTAATTTAATTTTACCGGCAATTACGCTGGGAATAAGACCTTTAGCCATTGTGATTAGTCTTACCCGCAGTGCTTTGCTGGACGAGTTATCGAAGGATTATATCCGGACAGCTTATGCCAAAGGGCTGCGACCGGTTCGGGTGATATTTAAACACGCCATGCGCAATGCGTTAAACCCGGTGATTACAGCCATCACCGGATGGTTTGCTTCTCTTTTGGCCGGAGCCGTATTTGTGGAATATGTTTTTGACTGGAAAGGAATCGGGCTGGTCATTGTGGACGGACTGGAAAAATATGATCTTCCCGTAATCATGGGCGTGGTACTTTTTATCGCCGTTATTCTGATTTTGACGAATATTTTTGTGGATATCCTTTATGCGCTTTTGGATCCGCGGGTGCGTCTGAGTTGA
- a CDS encoding TolB family protein, producing MNIRAHHISFFLYSIFLWSFWLFAPLTAWAQTGSFCHQDFPSVSKNGILFQCSSDSADSRIMLFYPATDSVVRLPIHHSSPQHPVWVPGKKALVYDVGHQLDSRLQYFDIQTKRQKSLIPYKVVSREASFTPSRHLVIFSGYDDRTGYWQIYSYDFIYGNINRLTTEKGNCRFPVFSPDGKKIAYIVHAENGRQYLKCMNWYGETVDTLSENVFGKVCWTPDSYRILYVSQQGIRFVFMSVTGDNTYKREIFSFSVPIKNPALSVDGKILYLVKKNQLVKIPFSSVRSGNFSVLINSDAPADPKAHKGYPQKYSSKSE from the coding sequence TTGAACATCAGAGCACACCATATTTCATTCTTTCTATATTCCATTTTCTTGTGGAGCTTTTGGCTTTTTGCCCCGCTTACGGCATGGGCACAAACCGGAAGTTTCTGTCATCAGGATTTTCCTTCCGTTTCAAAAAACGGAATTCTGTTTCAGTGCAGCAGCGATTCGGCAGACAGCCGCATTATGCTTTTCTATCCGGCAACCGATTCGGTTGTCCGGTTACCGATTCATCATTCATCTCCTCAACATCCGGTATGGGTTCCCGGGAAAAAAGCTTTGGTTTATGATGTCGGGCATCAGCTGGATAGCCGATTACAATATTTTGATATTCAAACAAAAAGGCAAAAGAGTTTAATACCGTACAAAGTAGTCTCTCGTGAAGCTTCCTTTACCCCATCCCGGCATCTTGTGATTTTCTCTGGTTACGATGACCGTACCGGCTATTGGCAAATTTATAGCTATGATTTTATTTACGGAAACATTAACCGCCTAACCACAGAAAAGGGCAATTGCCGTTTTCCGGTTTTCTCTCCGGATGGTAAAAAAATTGCCTACATCGTGCATGCTGAAAATGGCCGGCAATATTTGAAATGCATGAATTGGTATGGAGAAACAGTAGATACGCTTTCCGAAAATGTTTTTGGAAAAGTTTGCTGGACACCGGACAGCTATCGTATTTTGTACGTTAGCCAGCAAGGAATTCGCTTTGTTTTCATGTCGGTAACAGGAGATAACACGTACAAAAGAGAAATATTTTCATTCTCTGTTCCGATAAAGAATCCTGCCCTGTCTGTCGATGGAAAAATCCTTTATCTTGTTAAAAAAAACCAGCTTGTAAAAATACCTTTCTCTTCTGTGCGCAGTGGCAATTTTTCTGTTTTGATCAACTCAGACGCACCCGCGGATCCAAAAGCGCATAAAGGATATCCACAAAAATATTCGTCAAAATCAGAATAA
- a CDS encoding four helix bundle protein → MDKNELIERNKRFAIKCVQLAESLPNTKLGNHIRDQLIRCSTSIAANYRASKLAQSRAAFIAKLSIVIEEADEAEFWIDLGCEFDLFEHTKAKELIKEAHELASIYIATRNTLRNKK, encoded by the coding sequence GTGGATAAAAACGAATTAATCGAAAGAAATAAACGTTTTGCCATTAAGTGTGTTCAGCTTGCTGAAAGTCTGCCCAATACAAAACTTGGAAATCATATCAGAGATCAATTGATTCGGTGTTCTACTTCAATTGCTGCCAATTACAGAGCTTCAAAATTGGCTCAGTCAAGAGCTGCTTTTATTGCAAAACTTAGTATTGTAATTGAAGAAGCAGATGAAGCTGAGTTTTGGATAGATTTGGGGTGTGAATTTGATTTATTTGAACATACGAAGGCAAAGGAGCTGATAAAAGAAGCTCATGAATTAGCATCCATTTATATTGCTACACGGAATACATTACGTAATAAAAAATAA
- a CDS encoding sigma-54-dependent transcriptional regulator yields the protein MAKILVIDDESSIRRTLKEILEFEKYEVDLAANGMDGLELAQANSYDVILLDIKMPEMDGMEVLDKLQKFSDCPVIMISGHGTIETAVEAIKKGAYDFIVKPPDLNRLLITLRNAIDKKELVVQTKNLKKEIERKYEIVGNSKPILQLKEMITKVAPTTARVLIAGENGTGKELVARQIHEQSNRQKSPFVEVNCAAIPSELIESQLFGHEKGSFTSAIKQRKGDFELAHGGTLFLDEIGDMSLSAQAKVLRALQENKIIRVGGEKEIPVDVRVIAASNKNLPEEIKKGNFREDLYHRLSVIVMQVPPLRERLDDIPLLVEHFIKELAEAQGKPPLQITDKAIQMLQTFRWTGNIRELHNVVERLTILCDKEITEKDIETFVKPLML from the coding sequence AAGAAATTTTAGAATTTGAAAAGTATGAAGTGGATCTGGCTGCCAACGGAATGGACGGACTTGAACTGGCTCAGGCCAATAGCTATGATGTGATTCTGCTCGACATTAAAATGCCGGAAATGGATGGAATGGAAGTGCTTGATAAGCTTCAGAAGTTTTCTGATTGTCCGGTGATTATGATTTCGGGGCACGGCACTATTGAAACGGCGGTAGAAGCCATTAAAAAAGGTGCTTATGATTTTATTGTCAAACCACCAGACCTGAATCGGTTGCTGATCACTTTACGCAATGCCATTGATAAGAAGGAACTGGTTGTTCAGACTAAGAACCTGAAAAAAGAAATTGAAAGAAAATATGAAATCGTGGGGAATTCCAAACCCATTTTGCAATTAAAAGAGATGATAACCAAAGTGGCGCCAACCACGGCCCGTGTGTTAATTGCCGGCGAAAACGGAACCGGAAAAGAACTGGTGGCAAGGCAAATTCATGAACAAAGCAACCGTCAAAAATCACCGTTTGTTGAGGTAAACTGTGCTGCCATTCCGTCTGAATTAATTGAAAGTCAGTTGTTCGGGCACGAAAAAGGTTCGTTTACCTCGGCCATTAAACAACGGAAAGGTGATTTTGAACTGGCGCACGGCGGTACCCTGTTCCTTGATGAAATTGGCGATATGAGCCTTTCGGCACAGGCCAAAGTTTTAAGGGCATTACAGGAAAATAAAATTATCCGTGTGGGCGGTGAAAAGGAAATTCCGGTGGACGTACGGGTCATTGCCGCTTCGAATAAAAATCTGCCCGAGGAGATTAAAAAAGGAAACTTTCGTGAAGATTTGTACCACCGGCTGAGTGTTATCGTTATGCAGGTTCCTCCTTTGCGCGAGCGGTTAGATGACATTCCCCTGCTGGTAGAACATTTTATTAAAGAACTTGCCGAAGCGCAGGGAAAACCTCCGTTGCAGATAACCGACAAAGCCATTCAAATGCTTCAGACATTTCGCTGGACGGGCAATATCCGCGAACTCCACAATGTGGTGGAACGTCTCACCATTCTTTGTGATAAAGAAATTACGGAAAAAGATATCGAAACCTTTGTCAAACCGCTGATGTTGTAA